The sequence TCATGCAAACGTTATTAATATTTAAGCCTTGAAAATCCTGCCATCTACTAATCCCTTGTACATTAATAACATTGATAACAGGTGAACAGAAGAGCTTTGAAAGGAAACAGGTTGGTTTTTTCCTTACCCTGATTTCTGACtcagttttctttcactgttgAGAAACACTGTTTCTTCCTCCACTTGTTCTGTTACTACGTTATTTCCAAGTCTCTGCTGAGAATTTGCTTCCCATACGCCATTACTACCAACCACCTGCAACACGAGGGCATCTGCTTTTGTGATATTCCCATCCTCAGGAGTCAGACTGTCCAAAGGAGAACAGCCCCCACGTTCAGAAGATTTGTGAAGGGGAGCTTCTAGCTGAAATTCTGCTTGAGTGTCAAAAATCAATTCCTGCGCTACATCAGCTTCCCGTTCTTCACCAGAATGTCCAGACCCTGATTTTGGTGTCTCTAACCTGGCAGAAATTTCTTCAGGGGATTTGTCACTGACTTCATTTTGGCTCAAAACAATCCAGCCCTCATCTTGCCCACAGCTTTCTGGCGATCTCCTTTCATCATCCACATTTTGAGGCACAACAGAAGAACTTTCCTCTGCTAAGTTAACAGAGTCCCATTCAGTCCTCCAAACACAGCGGCCTTCCCTTTCATTTATTATGGAGATTGGCTGAAATGTATCCGAGGAGCCTGGTGAAAAGCCTTCATGAGATTCTGTTTGTTCAGCTACATTAACTTCTTGAAATGCAAAATCACTTCCTTTTGTTTCAAGGGTATCCCTCCTTGAAGGAGTATTTTCTTCCCCAGTAACAAGGACGTAATCCATCTCCGGTGAAGTTTGATCTCTGTGCACCTGCATCTGCATATCTTCCTTACCCTCTGTACTTTTCAGTTCAGGGCTCTCAGAGAAATTTCTTGGCTTATTCTCCCTACAAAGTGGGTCGGTGGCAGCTTctaaaaaaaaacaggcaaacagaAACTGTTTAGTTTTTACATTACTATTTTAGTCACCATGATTTCTTTAAACCAGTACAGAGAGCTAAAGCTTATTTCAGTTTGCTTTGACAGCCTCTGTTAATGTGTACTTGAACTTTataacatcatcatcatcattattattgttaAAGATTATACATTAACACTGTGATCATTCCTAAGGGACAAATGACTCAGTGTCCCATGTGCTAGGCCCTGTACAAACATCATAAATGATGTCACTGCTTCAATGTTTAAAAGCTCTAGATTAGTCTAGAAGGGTGATGTCAGAGGTCTTCCCAGAGCTCTGTACATCAGGGAGACACACAAACTTGAAACTTCACTCAAAGCCTCACCATGCAGCAGTAATAatcaaatatttccttctttctttgtcctGTGAAATTGCTCTGGAAAGAATGTAAGTTTTCTTACCATCAGGTGATCTTTTATCTCCACCTGGCGGTGAGTCGAGATCAGTTGTTTCTGCTTCGTGCTTGATGCCTTTCAAAATCTCAGAGGCTCCTGGAGCTACTTCAGACTCCAAGAGCGAAGGCACCAACACGTGATCTTCCTGAGTGCATCCTGTGGACGTGTCAGGCACCTGATCTTTGATTCTGTTGTCTTTGATCATTAGGGTGCCTTCTGCATCTTCCCAAGGAGTAAGCAgtggtaaaggcttttccaaataaACACTGTCACAAAACGGCTGCTGTAACGAGAGCTCATCCTTGGCACAATGTCTGCTGCTAGAGGGTGCGGTACCAAGAGATACATGGGAAGGTGGAGTGCACATCACTGGTGACTGATCACTAAGTGTTCCCTTAAACACAGGAGCATCATTTTCAGTTACATGTTTGGGTTCTTTTACTATGTCATCAATCAGCTGATTATTTGAATCAGATTCATGGTCTTCATTATCATCAGACAGAAAAGATCTGGGGAAGAATATATGCTTAGCACTTGATTCCCTTTCTGCTGCTTCATTGCCCACTACTATGCATGTGTTCATTCCATTGCATGTGCTTGACGGGGTATTAGTGACTGAAGTGTTACTGATGTTATGTTCTACCCCAGTTTCAAATCCATCGGTGTGTTCATCTGGTATTTCTAATTCGTCACCGGTTATTGCTGTACGGCCAAGACCAGAATATTTTCCAATTTCAGCCAAAGCACTCATTTCTTTTAAGCTTTGTTCTGGCATATCAGGTAGAGTAAAATCAGTGGGAATAAAATGCATTTGAGAGTTCACTGTTTGAGCTGAATCAAATGCTGTTTCTTGATGGCTTGCTGGAGTATCACCTTCTTGGAATATATATTTCGGATCTAAGGATGTTACTCCTAAAACTTCAGTGGGGATCATAAGTGAATCAATTTGCTCAGTAACAACTTTCCTTTCTATACCATATTCTTCCAAAATTGCAAATGCAGAAGGCTCCTGAGCATTAGGAGAGATAAGCTGATAGGATTTATTGGTCTTTCCTTGATCACAGTCCTGGGGACTGTCACTTTCAGATTGTGCCTCCAACTTCCGCATTAATAACTGATACTTTGAATCAAAATCTGCCTCTTTACTCATATCTGACAGTGTGCAAATCAGCTGACTATCTTTGTCTTCGGATTCCACCTCAGTCGGAGAAGATGGGAGAGAGGCATGCCTAGCATTGTACTCCTGGCACACATCTGGACTGCTTGATGCCTCTGAACTCCTGTCTTGGTCACAGTGACTTAATATATCAGGATTTTCGCTGTCTCCTTTCAAAGTGAAAAGCTGCTCAGCATTAGTCCACAGGTCAGGTTCCACTGAAAACAGCTGATTACTTTCTTGAGGGTTATCCTGTAAAATATCTGGGATAAGCGCAGTTTGGGGAACTAATATATTCCACCCTGGACTTGACTTCTCTGTCATTTCAAAAGATAAGTCTTCTACAGTAAAAGCACCTGATGGGGAGCTGTGCAATTCTAGTGTTTCACAGATATCCAGTTGTTGTTCTTGAGGAATGAGACTTGCATCTCCCTCACTGTCATTTGGTTGAGCAAGTAGTGTGTTTTCTTGAACTGGTGTATTTGACATACTTGGTTCACAATCTTCTGAGAAACGATTCTGTGGAGTCAGATGATCTCCCTCATCTGTGAGAGAAGGCAGCTTTTTCAAGCCGCCTCCTTCTTTGTCCAGAATGAAAGGATCAATTTGCTTGAACTGTACACTATCTTGATCTATTTGACTATCATGAATATTCCTAGGCAGTGCTagcctttcatttcctttttcactgCAGTACAGGAGGGGAGCCTGAATTCCTTCATTACTTGGGTCAGTGAAATGTGCATCTCCTTGCTCTTCATTTGGTATAGGTGGTCCCCAGGAGTCCTGCTTACTGTTTAACTGGTTTGCTACAGGAAGATTTGAAGCAAAACACTGATCTTCCACTGGCTTTTCTTCACAAGTTCGTGAATTCCACCATTCTGAACTGCCATCTGGAACACCAAATGTTTCTACTGTGGACCCTGGTTTGAATCTTGAATCAGCTTCCAATGACTTATTCCACAAATCTAAAGCTTTTGAAGAATATTCTTCGTTACCACCAACTGCAGAAGTCAGTGTAGTATCTTCACTCATTTGATGCAAACACGAGTCTTCTGTAGAACCTGTTTTTCTACCAAAAACAGTCTCTTGAGCTTTTCTCTGAAGCGTTTCCCAGCGGTCTGAATGTCCAGAAGCCTCATTAGGCTCAGTTATAGTTAAGTCATCCTTTGATATATTCCCAGCTTTAACTGTTTCAGGATTCTCATTTAAGATGCCTACCTGGACCTCCTCTTCCACCTTACGCTTCGCACGTAAATTCTCTTCATCTGTTTCAGGACTGGGTTCATTGGATTGTGCATAATCCTCTTCGATTTCAAACagcctgtgtttctttttctcgTATGTGGAATCTTCACTAATCACTGCTGGACACGCATCTGAATTCTCTGAATCCTCATTTATTTCGGGACTTGACAAAGAAGATACAGTATCATCATCTACATGGGCATTccaaaaatctaaatttttagGAACTTTGTGTTCAGTGCTTGTTTCAAGCCCTTCTTGAAATTCATTCccaaattcatttcttttatgAACCTCCTCAAGCTTTTTATCATTTGTAAAATCCCACATACCTCTACTCTCTTTGTGATGACTGGCAACTGGAAGGTCTCCCCATGCATTCACAGATGCATCACTTAAATCAGGACTTGTTCCACTTGAGTGTGTATAATCATTTATTGAATCACTCCACATACTATCTTCTTCCAAATAACTTTTGATCTGTATATCTTTAGAAACGCTACTTGTGGTGTTTGCCATTTCAAGGACTTCGCTTGCCTCAGGACTTGTTCCAGGAGAATGCAAATCTTCCCCTGGCTGTGAATTCCAAGCAGTTTGGGGAAAACTACCATGAAGTGTCATACACTTCTCTCCAAAAAGGTTATGAGCAGATTCTAAACTTTCAGGATTTTCAATTCTCCCAGCATCTGTGTCATGTGAAAATGAACTTTTAACTACAGACATATCTGTAACGTCAGGAACACTGACATACCCAGCAGAAGGACTCTTCTGAAATTCAATTTGTGGAGATGCATCAACGAAAGATTCTTCATGAGTGCCGCTCAGTTCTGGGCTATCTTCAGAAGACACTAACTCAGAATTATAAAGGCCTAAGTGATCAGGAACCACATCAGATAAGCTATCTTTCTCTTCTCCTAACACTTCTGCTGCTTCATTCGTTAAAGGAATTGATGTGGCTAAGTGAGAACCACTCTTCCCAGAGTCACTGCAGATGCCTATGTTTCCAGGCATTTTAGAAGATTTATCCTCATGATTATCACTACCCCTACCAGAACTTTCAGAGATGCTTTCCATCTCAGGACTTGGTGCATCATCTGTCACTGTAGCCTCCTTTTCACTTTTCTCAAAAAGTGGCTGTGATGTTTCACTATAACTGTAATTTTGTGGCCTGGAGTCATCAAAATGTTCGTAATTTCTATCTTCCTCAGAAGCACTTAAAGATTCTGCATTGTTCTGTAataattctttcctctcttcctgacTGACTAAATTACTGTCATTGGAAAATGACACATTCTCTTTGTTCAAAGCGTCCAAACTAACACTACTCCTCACTTTTTCTAGTGAGCTGGCAACTTCACCCATTgacctgttttcttctgaatctgCATTACATGAAGAGTCACTGTCACCTTGCTCTGGTTTGTTACAAATATCACTAATATTTTGCTGTCCATTTGTTTCATCTGTTCTCTTaaattcctcttttccttcctgagagATGGCGACGGTACTGTAGTTCTCCCTGTCTTCCTCATAGTCCTGCTCTGCCTGCAAACTCCATGAGTTTCGCTCCAGCACTGACTGCCGACTATCCAGCTTTTCATTATCATCAGCAGTGTTTTGTGCTCCTTCCTTACCCAGTATCTCACTTCCTAAGTCAAATGCTTTCAGGTTCAAATCGTTACCAGCACCTGAAGTTGCTGTAGGTGTGTCTGTGTCTTCTACAGGAACATTGCTCACTGTTTCTACGTTTTCAGATGTACATCTACTATTTAGTTCATTCTGTGGTGGTGACAAGTCATGCATTGTTTGATTGTGTACTGGTGTTACTCTTCTGTTTTGAGAGACAGAAAGGTTATTTTCACCAGTAagtttctcagctgaaaaatacTGATTAGCTGTTTGTTCTGAATTAAGTAAAGGTGTACCAGTGGCAGAAAGAGCAGTAATCTCAGAACTTCTTTCTTTTAATGGGGTTTCGTTATTTAAGGGTGTGCTCCAGGTGGCTGTGTTTCTGCAGCTTGAAAAAAGCATGTTTCCAGGGGATAATGGTTCCTTATCTGCTTTCTCAAATACTGTTGGTTCATCTAAATTTGGGTTCATGAATTTACCAGTAACTGCTTCTTTGTCCAAATCTTCgtcctcattttctctttcatctcCCACATACGTAGGTGATATATATGAATCAGATGTTGAATAATTGGTGTCTAGTGGAGAAACAACTAAATCTTCACCAATGTTTGATGAGCTAAGGTCTGAGCATTTATATGCCAAGAAGGTATCTTCCCATGGCACCACTACTTTCGTTACTTCTTTCCTGATATTTTTATCATATAAATTCCAGGTCTCTATGTTTTCAAATTGTTTTGGTCTATGTTTAGAGTCAActaatacctttttttcctctgtttgtaaCTTGAAATTGTTTTGCATATTGTTGATACTAAGATTTTTATTTCCAGATGTTCCATATTCTTCTCTTGAATAGTATCTCTCTTTATCCCAGGCTTCTGGAGGCACCTGAATAGGTGGGTTTTCAGTCTCCTTGTCCGCTGTCATTTCTGAAGAATCTGACAAGCTAGTTTTTGATACGGCCCATTCCTCAGGATTATtcgctgattttttttctctgtccagtTTGGGCATGTTCCACATATTTTCTGAAGATTTAGCAATATCATCTGCATCAAACTTAGTCCAGACTTCATAAGAGTCTCCAGCCAGTTGACCACCTTTCCCTTCACCAGCACACCACACATCTGATACCACAGGTATTGGCTGACTTGCCCTCCATGGGTCAGTAAAGTTCTCCAGTTCTTGCTCTGCCTTCTCAGAAGAAGCAGTTTGCAAACACGAACGCTCAGTCTTTTTCTCTTCGTTCTCTAGGTGATGATTATCCTGTTTAAATTGGCCATCCCACAGACCTGCTCTTGTGTATTCCATTTGCTTTGGCGGTCTCTGCAGGAACACAGAATCTGAGGCTCTTCTTTCAATATGTTCCCGTAACAATGGACTTGCTTTACAATCTTTCCATAAGACAGGGCTCTGAAATACAGATTCCTGCTCGCTTGAACTCCAAGTATCAGCATTTCTGGACTCTAGGTCAAAGCCATCCCACCAGCTCCCATACCTAACACGAGACTGAGAATAGTTTGTGCTAtccatttcattaatttttttaaatacatcttgtGGGAAAAATAAAGGCTGCCCATTATCTAATGGTGAAGTTTCCACAAGACTGTTCATAGGAGTTGGTGGAATTCTTGAATCAGCAGATTTCAGCATTTCAGGTGAAGAATCACCCTCAACTAAATCAATCAAGCTTGTAGTTTTCTCACATATATCTCCTGGATTCTCATCAAATTCAGCTAAATTGTCTTCCTCATTTGTTGTCATTAGTAAGTCAGTTGAATAATTTGCTATGTCATTTTCTAGTAGGTTTGCCTCATTGAGTTCTTTTTGCACAGTGGGTGGTTGTCCTTCTGATGAATCACTATTAAGGAAAAAGTCATCTGCTGGGGAACAGTCAACAGAACGAGAAGACGATTCAGATGGAGCTGTAACCACAGGTGCTAGGTCAAAATTGAAAAGATCAAAGTTATTGCTATTGTTTCTAGACTGAGGTTTTTGTTCTTCTGCTATTGTACCTTCAGGAATAGGGCTATAGGAATCAAAACCAGGCAGAAGACTGTGATGGGAAGCAGCACCTTCTGCGATAGGGCTATCATCACTAAGAAAAACAGAGCTCTCCTTGGAAGATCGGCTGCTTCTAATAGTGGCCAATCCACTGTCTGGACTCACAAGGTCCACATTAACGTCAACATGGGCTGGTATAGATCCATTGAGATCTTGAGGATTTTCTACAAAATTGGCAGAACTGGGTTGTGGTTCTACATCAGAACCATACAACTCCATAATACCAGAAGATCCTTGTGAAAGTGGAGCACTCCCAGCAACAGCTTCAGTAGAAGAAGTTCTACTGTTTGATACCATTTCTGGTTGTCTTCTATTTATAACTTCCTTAACTATAAGAAAGACTTGATCACAGGTCACCAGACAATTTTCTTGATGATATATGAGAATTTGGTCACATCCACATTCTAGAGGATCCAGCTCCAAACAAGGATTCTGACATTCTTCCAACTCGCAGCAGATCTGTTGAAAAACAGCATGTTTCAAAAGCCACTGCAATCGTGGGTACAACGGCACAGTACTATCTACTTCACTGTGTAACAGCCACGACTATCTGTTCTGGTTTAACTATTTCTTGGCCATTTTGCTGTAGTAGTCTTCTTATTAACTCTAAACAGATGAAGTATTACAATTCAGGATCAAAATATGTATTATAGGATTAGCAAGCATATTTACATGAAATTATACCATTTGACTTGCAAGTTCACTTTTCATCAGTAAATCAAAATCTAAAGAAGTGTTTAGTTGTTGCCATAAGAAATCTGAATCAAATACACAAAGCGTACCAAAGGAAACAAGTGTTTCTAGAAGGTGATAATTAGATTCATGAAATAGATTTGTACTGACCCTGAAAGCAATGAGGTCATTCAGGTATCCATCCCTAAAATCAGAAGTACTTAAGACTGAGAAAAAGCTACAGGAAGTTGCCACAGTGGTGGTTTCTTCCACTGGGGGATGAgtgtaatgaaaaaaatgcacCTGTCTTTGGATAAGCTAAAATCACAGTAATAATTTGGCTTCATTTCAGAGCATAAATTCTTTAGAGATGAACATACACATATAAGTGTTCTGGTCATCACCTTTTATAATGTGTTTGTTCATGACTCACTGTCAAAGTCTCATTGGTGACACTGCATTAGTGACATGACTGTGTCAAAGTTACAATACAAAACCAAGTcaaaacaagtggaaaaaaagatcTAGTTTAGCTAaattgaaagttttcttttttctctttctacatTTCTTGTGACCATTTGCTCTTTCTGTTAGACTCTCTGAAATAATCATTAATATCTGaactttttattttgcatcatGTAAATAATACAGCCATTTCAAATAGCTACTCATCTGCCAGCCAACTGTAGCTACTTATCAGCTCCACTTAATTATACAACACATTGTCATAtactattttaaagaataattttttttcagaaaagatatcATTTGATTCTTCTTCCAGGTACTTACTTGATTGCCTAGCTCTAAGTTTTCTGTATATACTGCTATTTGCCGTTTGGTTTGCTCTTCATCTGACAAATAGTTGGCCAAAATGACAAGTACATCAAACGCATATTTATCTATGAATGCTTTCAGATCACCAACAAGACTCCTGTGTACCATGCAGTCCTGAAAAATGGCAAGAAATTagatattaaaagaaatgttgatatattttccttgctcttttcatCCAGGTCTACGGTGAAAATAGCTAGAAATGTTAAGACACATCAATGGCTGTAACTAATAAGAGGATTCCTTTCATTTGTCAAAactgtcaaacaaacaaaaacaaacaaacaagatccAGTCTCACAGTGCGGTAATGGGCACTTATTtataaaaaatgctaaaataataaACGTGGGCTTTGCCTTCTTGAAGCTCTATTGCAGAAATGAAATACTTACCTGTTCCTGCTGTTTGCTTTTGCAAGGCTGCTTAAAAGTGACATACTGCTGCAATTTCTTGAATAAAAACccttttttgttagaaaaataaaaataattaataaaatttgttaatattttaaaataattatattaaaattatatttttaaggcAAAATCAGGCACTCAAAAGGAGAGTGCAGGTGCAAACTGAAATAGCACCCCTTCACATGTGCACTATGTCACATGACTGTATACATTTTTCTATTAATTATTTACTTCCTTTAGATCTCATCCTATGCTCTTTGAATTCTGTGCAACTCTTGCCAAAACAATAATCTCCAAAAATAAGGACACAGTGAGGCAAACtagttttaaaatctctttgtatCAGATACGGCTATTTTCATCCAATAAAAAATGCACAGAATGAATGTAAACACTGTGTTCATTGTTCCTATTCTCATTTACACTTTGATCGGGGCAATACAGAATCATTTAGATTTTGCAACATAAACCATGCACTGCTCTTTCTGATCTAGGGGCATAATGCACAAAGTACAAATCTCTCTCTTTAGTCCTCTGTCCCGACAACTGCCACTGAAATAAGGAACACAGTCTCAGAATTTTATTCTTATGTTTCTGCTATTGATATTTGAGATAATTTATTGTCGTCCTCTAACTAAGCATAATCTCATATGCTCTAATAGCTTTTCTGACGCTGCCAAGCTACGCTGGCCCTGAATAAACAGCAGTTCGTCATGAATACAACACAACTGTATATGCAGATTGGCATTTTATCCCCCCACATCTGTCTCCTACCTGATAAATTACTGTTTTGGTTACATATATACAAATACTATTTATTAATCTGCTCAAATGTGTCCACAAAACATGTTCCCTCCCTGTGAGttaaacttcaaaagaaaatctttgtCAAATGTTTTGAAATTATAAAGATTCTTTTTCTAGATCAGATATGAAGTTCCCCTTTGATGTCTGCATAGTACTTAACACTGAGTTTTATGTGAGTTTCATGCAGAGTGCTGCGTAAACAAAAGTCAGCTGTCATTTCGCTGGTGGACATTCATATGTGAAATCTGAACAGGGAGTTGCGGTGAGAAATTATAAGAATGTCCAAACAGGTAATACTTTTCTGAAGGTTCACGCACTGGCAGTATTTAAAAAAGTATCAAAATGTGGCTGAGCATACAGAAGTGATTGCAGTTACCCAGGCCTAAAAGCTATTGGGATAGTCACAACATATTGGAGTAAAAAACGTGAACTAAAACAGATTCCAAACCATCTGAAAATCCTGACAGCTCCTCATCTCAGCTGTCCACTCACAGCCAATTCAAGCAAAATGGGTGGTCAAGGGGAAGGATGTGGTCCAAGCAAGGATCTAGTCTGCAAAGTGTTTTACAGCTGTCCATAATGTAAATAAATGGTAATTCTAAAAAATGTCCCAGCTCTAAAGTTACGTGATGCTTTAGTTTCTATATTGCACTAAGTTTGTATCAGCTTGTATCAGGAATTAGAAAATTTCTATTAAAATCACCTAACTGAACTGGAAGCCTAATGAAAGTGACAGTGACTGCAGGAATTTCTGTCTTCATACCAGCCAGCATTTGGCATTCACAAAGCAGTAGGTTGGGAAGTGCAGATAATCTTACTTCCTGTAGTATTTTGAAGCAGAACCTCTTAATCTGCCCCACATAGGTAGGGAAGACTCCCCTGCAACAAGCACTGCCAACTGGACAGTCACTATATGCATGCAGGGCAACAGGAGGCATATTTCTAGGAATTAAGGCCAAGAACTGCCAAAGCAGTCACAGAACAAGACAAGGAACTGATCAGAACAAGACGCAACATTCATGTGCTAGCAGCCGCTTGGCAGTGTGGAATGGTTAACGCAGCAAGACTGCGGCACCTTTCAGTGTGGCACCAAAGGCCATACGATCAAAAGTCAGCTCTCTCAGTCAGAGCtggaaataaataagtaaaacgGCCATGGTAACAATTCTGAAGGTGCTGAAGCCTGAATTTGCATTATGTCCTACTGTCTGCTAACTTACATCGTACAGTCAAGAGAAACGCTGGAAAAGCGATGCAGCAGTAGGTGTCCCATTAGGTTGCTGCTTAAGTGGGGAAGCTGTCAAATATAAATCCTCACTGGAGCAGCTGGACTGAAGAGCTTCACACTGGATCACGCTAATACAAACACTAATAGGTCTGTACTACCTACATCATCACCTGATCCAGCTACCTGAGGCTCTCTGCATTTCTTGCACGCTCTCGATCTTACTGTTATCATGCACAGTGTGCATTATCTCTTCTTGGGGTTCTCCGCAGGTTGAAGACTCAGAAAAGCACAGAGATTAACACAGAGCATGCTACCAGTCCCTCTCCATCGGGTGCCAAGACATACAAGGAGACTAGTATTGcactgcatgttctttttctcctctggggACAAACAAGATGCTCAGCTGAATGGGACTATTTCTAGCCAAGACGTTAAGGGCACGTGTTATGCGATATTAACCGTCCTAAACAGCATACAATTAGAATAAGTATTACATGGCATTTAATTTTGACTTGAGAAAACAATGGCTAGAGCCATTCAGATGTGAAAGTCTGGAAATCTGGCACATCTGAAAGCGGAAGGGAATCTTTGTTTCATCTCATCCTCAAGTGGTACCTGAAATCTGTGCAGACTTCTGACAAGGCTCTAGCATGAACACA comes from Struthio camelus isolate bStrCam1 chromosome Z, bStrCam1.hap1, whole genome shotgun sequence and encodes:
- the LOC104152058 gene encoding protein prune homolog 2 isoform X5 is translated as MEEFLQRARAQLNRSKCLEKVHVVLGNKSCDLDSLISALAYAYFLDKVSPPDVLCLPVLNIRRRDFSYFTETRFILEELNIPESFHIFRDEINLHQLNAEGKLSLTLVNSNTLTSEDKSLESAVVKVINPDEQCDGSLELQASSSSLVVKEILQEAPELITQQLAYLLRGSILFRCMSLEPERITEQQEKVLSILEEKFPDLPPREEIISVLQETQFNPQGISIEEVMLKDLKELSDGEIKVAISTVYMTLEDCMVHRSLVGDLKAFIDKYAFDVLVILANYLSDEEQTKRQIAVYTENLELGNQICCELEECQNPCLELDPLECGCDQILIYHQENCLVTCDQVFLIVKEVINRRQPEMVSNSRTSSTEAVAGSAPLSQGSSGIMELYGSDVEPQPSSANFVENPQDLNGSIPAHVDVNVDLVSPDSGLATIRSSRSSKESSVFLSDDSPIAEGAASHHSLLPGFDSYSPIPEGTIAEEQKPQSRNNSNNFDLFNFDLAPVVTAPSESSSRSVDCSPADDFFLNSDSSEGQPPTVQKELNEANLLENDIANYSTDLLMTTNEEDNLAEFDENPGDICEKTTSLIDLVEGDSSPEMLKSADSRIPPTPMNSLVETSPLDNGQPLFFPQDVFKKINEMDSTNYSQSRVRYGSWWDGFDLESRNADTWSSSEQESVFQSPVLWKDCKASPLLREHIERRASDSVFLQRPPKQMEYTRAGLWDGQFKQDNHHLENEEKKTERSCLQTASSEKAEQELENFTDPWRASQPIPVVSDVWCAGEGKGGQLAGDSYEVWTKFDADDIAKSSENMWNMPKLDREKKSANNPEEWAVSKTSLSDSSEMTADKETENPPIQVPPEAWDKERYYSREEYGTSGNKNLSINNMQNNFKLQTEEKKVLVDSKHRPKQFENIETWNLYDKNIRKEVTKVVVPWEDTFLAYKCSDLSSSNIGEDLVVSPLDTNYSTSDSYISPTYVGDERENEDEDLDKEAVTGKFMNPNLDEPTVFEKADKEPLSPGNMLFSSCRNTATWSTPLNNETPLKERSSEITALSATGTPLLNSEQTANQYFSAEKLTGENNLSVSQNRRVTPVHNQTMHDLSPPQNELNSRCTSENVETVSNVPVEDTDTPTATSGAGNDLNLKAFDLGSEILGKEGAQNTADDNEKLDSRQSVLERNSWSLQAEQDYEEDRENYSTVAISQEGKEEFKRTDETNGQQNISDICNKPEQGDSDSSCNADSEENRSMGEVASSLEKVRSSVSLDALNKENVSFSNDSNLVSQEERKELLQNNAESLSASEEDRNYEHFDDSRPQNYSYSETSQPLFEKSEKEATVTDDAPSPEMESISESSGRGSDNHEDKSSKMPGNIGICSDSGKSGSHLATSIPLTNEAAEVLGEEKDSLSDVVPDHLGLYNSELVSSEDSPELSGTHEESFVDASPQIEFQKSPSAGYVSVPDVTDMSVVKSSFSHDTDAGRIENPESLESAHNLFGEKCMTLHGSFPQTAWNSQPGEDLHSPGTSPEASEVLEMANTTSSVSKDIQIKSYLEEDSMWSDSINDYTHSSGTSPDLSDASVNAWGDLPVASHHKESRGMWDFTNDKKLEEVHKRNEFGNEFQEGLETSTEHKVPKNLDFWNAHVDDDTVSSLSSPEINEDSENSDACPAVISEDSTYEKKKHRLFEIEEDYAQSNEPSPETDEENLRAKRKVEEEVQVGILNENPETVKAGNISKDDLTITEPNEASGHSDRWETLQRKAQETVFGRKTGSTEDSCLHQMSEDTTLTSAVGGNEEYSSKALDLWNKSLEADSRFKPGSTVETFGVPDGSSEWWNSRTCEEKPVEDQCFASNLPVANQLNSKQDSWGPPIPNEEQGDAHFTDPSNEGIQAPLLYCSEKGNERLALPRNIHDSQIDQDSVQFKQIDPFILDKEGGGLKKLPSLTDEGDHLTPQNRFSEDCEPSMSNTPVQENTLLAQPNDSEGDASLIPQEQQLDICETLELHSSPSGAFTVEDLSFEMTEKSSPGWNILVPQTALIPDILQDNPQESNQLFSVEPDLWTNAEQLFTLKGDSENPDILSHCDQDRSSEASSSPDVCQEYNARHASLPSSPTEVESEDKDSQLICTLSDMSKEADFDSKYQLLMRKLEAQSESDSPQDCDQGKTNKSYQLISPNAQEPSAFAILEEYGIERKVVTEQIDSLMIPTEVLGVTSLDPKYIFQEGDTPASHQETAFDSAQTVNSQMHFIPTDFTLPDMPEQSLKEMSALAEIGKYSGLGRTAITGDELEIPDEHTDGFETGVEHNISNTSVTNTPSSTCNGMNTCIVVGNEAAERESSAKHIFFPRSFLSDDNEDHESDSNNQLIDDIVKEPKHVTENDAPVFKGTLSDQSPVMCTPPSHVSLGTAPSSSRHCAKDELSLQQPFCDSVYLEKPLPLLTPWEDAEGTLMIKDNRIKDQVPDTSTGCTQEDHVLVPSLLESEVAPGASEILKGIKHEAETTDLDSPPGGDKRSPDEAATDPLCRENKPRNFSESPELKSTEGKEDMQMQVHRDQTSPEMDYVLVTGEENTPSRRDTLETKGSDFAFQEVNVAEQTESHEGFSPGSSDTFQPISIINEREGRCVWRTEWDSVNLAEESSSVVPQNVDDERRSPESCGQDEGWIVLSQNEVSDKSPEEISARLETPKSGSGHSGEEREADVAQELIFDTQAEFQLEAPLHKSSERGGCSPLDSLTPEDGNITKADALVLQVVGSNGVWEANSQQRLGNNVVTEQVEEETVFLNSERKLSQKSGLVPENVGMDIPFAEGVLSPRSTEVRPEPPNSLDLNGSHPRRIKLTAPNINLSLDQSEGSVLSDENLDTPDEIDINVDDLDTPDEADSFEYAGQDQTAIKDASQEESESIPEYTAEEEREDNRLWRTVVIGEQEQRIDMKVIEPYKKVISHGGYYGDGLNAIIVFAACFLPDSSRTDYNYVMENLFLYVISTLELMVAEDYMIVYLNGATPRRRMPGLGWMKKCYQMIDRRLRKNLKSFIIVHPSWFIRTILAVTRPFISSKFSSKIQYVSTLAELREMIPMEYVHIPESIVNIDMRLK